Part of the Bacteriovorax stolpii genome, CCGTTTCAAAATACGATGCCACTAAAGGGGCGAAACTTTCTTATTATGCCAGCTGGTGGATCCGTTCATATATTTTAAAATTCATTCTCGATAACTTCCGCCTGGTAAAAATTGGGACGACTAATGAGCAGAAAAAACTCTTTTTCAATCTGATGAAAGAAAAAGAGCGCTTGATTGGTTTGGGGTTTAACCCGGACAATAAGATGATCTCGGAGAGTTTAGGGGTTTCTGAAAAGGCCGTGGCCGTAATGGACCGCCGTCTGGGAAGTTCTGGAAACGAACTTTCTTTAGAGGCCAAAATTGATGAAAATGGCCCAAGCCTTGGCGAAGTCCTGGCCGATAAGGATGAGCTTGCTATCGATGATAAGCTGGCCGACCTTCAAGGGGTAGAGATCTTAAAAGAGCAGCTTCAAAACTTCTTAAGTGGTCTAAAAGAAAGAGATAGAGAGATTTTTGAGATGCGCCTCTTGTCAGAGGTTCCTGCATCGCTTCAGAGCATCGCCGATCAATATGGCGTGTCGCGTGAACGAATCCGTCAGATCGAAGAACGACTGATCGGAAATTTAAAAGTTTACATGTCTGAATTTATCCGCTAAAAGGTTAGAACTATTAAAAAACACCTTTATCTAGGTTTGGGGATTGGCCCCATGCTTGGGCATTGGCGAGGAGACATTATGATTACTGTAGCAGAATCAAAAAAAATCGTAGCTGAGTTCGGAAAAGAATTCGGTTCATCAGAAAAAGACTCAGGATGTACAGCTGTTCAAGTTGCGCTTATCACAACAAGAATCAACAACCTTGCACCTCACTTCGCAGCTAACAAGCACGACTACTCTGGAAACAGAGGTCTTCTAAAGCTAATTGGTCAAAGAAAGAGACTTCTTTCTTACCTAGCTAAGACTGATGACAAAAAATACCAAGCTCTAATTAAGAAACTTGGTCTAAGAAAGTAAAAAAACCAAAAAAGGGAACCTACGGGTTCCCTTTTTGTTTTATATCGTTAAACTATTACTAGAGAAAAGACTTCGAATTTTTGGGTGTAGGAATTTGAAGGATATTTGAAGTTAGTGTCTGTCTTAAACACCACTGCCTTGAAATATCTTTTAAAATCCCTCCCTAAAAAGCACAAAGATCTTTTCCATAACAAAGCACCAATGATGGTGCGTACATGGAGAATTTATGGCTTTAAACAACAAGAAAGAGTACAAAATCAATTACGGTGGTAAGGAAGTTACTATCGAAACTGGAAGACTCGCAAAACAATCAGACGGAGCAGTTTTAGTAAGCTGTAACGGAACTCAGGTTCTCGTTGCTGTTAACTCTGCACGCGAACTAAAAGATGGACAGGATTTCTTTCCACTTCTAGTTGAGTATCAAGAAAAATTCTACGCTGCTGGGAAATTCCTGGGTGGATTCATTAAACGTGAAAACCGTCCTTCAACAGCAGAAATCCTGGCATGTCGACTTATCGACAGACCACTAAGACCTATGTTCCCAAGCGACTACATGTTCGACACTGTTGTAACATGTTCAGTTCTTTCATACAGCGAAACTGGGGATCCAGAAGTTCTAGCGGGTCTAGGAGCATTTGCTGCTATCGCTATTTCAGACATCCCATTTGCAGCACCATTAGGATCAGCAAAAGTTGGTCGTATCGATGGAAAGCTTGTTCTTAACCCTGACCACGCTGACTGGGCAAAATCAGATCTTGAAATCGTTATCGCTGGTTCAAAAGACGCGATTCTAATGGTTGAAGGTGAAGCTCATATCGTTCCAGAAAAAGAAGTTCTTGAGGCGATCAACTTTGGTCACGATCACGTAAAAGAATTCTGTGAACTAGTTGCTAAAATGCAAAAAGAAGTTGGTAAAGCAAAACGTACATACGTTTCAGCTGAAGCGAACACAACTCTATCTAAAAAAGTAAACACAGATTTCTCTGCAGCAGCTCGTGCAGCCTTATCAATCAACGATAAGATGGAACGTCAGGACGCTGTAAGAAACCTTAACAAGAAAGTTGCTGAAGCTATTAAAGCTGACCCAGCTGCATTTGGATTAAAAGACGATAAAGGCGCATCTAAAGAAGCTTATAAAGCAGTAGACGGTCTTCTATACGACATGATGAGAGCGGACATCCTTAACGAAGGAAAGCGTATCGCTGGAAGAAAACTTGATGAAGTAAGAAAGATTGAAACTGAAGTTTCAGTTCTTCAAGCTCCACACGGATCGTCTCTGTTTACTCGTGGTGAAACACAAGTAATGGCGACTGTAACTGTTGGTGGATCTGTTGGTGACCAAATGGCCGACAGAATTTCAGGATTAACTTACGATAAATTCTACCTTCACTATAACTTCCCTGGATTCTCAGTTGGGGAAGCAAAAGGATCACGTGGAGCTGGTAGACGTGAATTAGGTCACGGTAACCTTGCAGAACGCGCGCTTAAAGCAGTTATGCCTTCTCAAGAAACTTTCTCATACACGACGAGAGTTGTGTGTGAAGTTCTAGAGTCAAACGGATCTTCTTCAATGGGGTCAGTATGTTCTGGGTCTCTTGCTCTTATGGATGCAGGGGTTCCTATTAAAGCTCCAGTTGCGGGGATCGCAATGGGTCTAGTCACTGACGGTGGAAAATATAAAGTTTTAACAGATATCCTTGGAGACGAAGATCACCTGGGAGACCTGGACTTTAAAGTTGCTGGAACAAAAGATGGTGTAACAGCTATTCAAATGGATATTAAGATTACAGGTCTTACTCGCGAAATCATCGCTGAAGCGATTGCTCAAGCTCACAAAGGACGTCTACACATCCTTGGTGAAATGGAAAAAACAATCAAGACTCCAAGAGAAGGATTCAAGCCAGGTGTTCCAACAATCATGACAGTTATGATTCCGACAGATAAGATCGGAGCTCTAATCGGACCTGGTGGAAAAAACATCAAGAAGCTTCAAGAAGAATTCAAAGTGACAATTGAAATCACTGAAGAAGGAATGGTTAAGGTTCTTGGATCTGATATGGAAGTTCTAAAAACTGCTATCAGCACAATCAATATGCAAATCAATGGACCAGAAATTGGTTCAGTATACGATGCTCGCGTTGACTCTATTAAAGAATACGGAGCTTTCGTTGACATCGGTTCAGGTGTATCTGGTCTTGTTCACGTTTCAGAAATGTCTGATGACCGTGTTCAAAACCCTGCTGACTACATCTCAGAAGGTGAGACAATTAAAGTTAAGGTTCTTGAAATCGATAAGATGGGAAGAATCAAGCTTTCAGCTAAAGCTGTTGCGTCTCTAAAAAAGAAAGAAGGCAAATAGTGATTACTGTAAAAGTAAAAAAGCTCGAGCATTACGACTCGAGCTTTCCACTACCATCGTATGAAACGACAGGAGCAGCGGGTGCAGACGTACGCGCTTCTCTTGGAAACGGTGAAAAGCTGCTAATAAAACCAGGGGAGCGCGTTTTAATCCCTACAGGTCTTTCAATGGAAATCCCGCACGGGTACGAAATTCAAGTTCGTCCACGTTCAGGGCTTTCATTTAAAACAGGACTTATGGTTTTAAACTCACCAGGGACAATCGACTCAGATTACCGTGGTGAAGTGAAAATCATTTTAGGAAATCTTGGTAAGAATGATGAAGTGATCAATCACGGCGACCGCGTGGCCCAACTGGTGCTTGCACCGGTGACTCAAGCGGCCTATATCGTATCAGAAAGTGAACTTTCTGATACTGCCAGAGGAACCGGCGGATTCGGTTCAACTGGCAGACAATAGAACTTAGATTTTAGGAGATTCAAGGATGAGTTTAAAAATTGATTATAATAATCTCACGAATTCAGCTGACGCTTATGAGAAAGTTAAGAAGCTGATCACTCCTGAGTATATTGAAAAGTTTCAAGTTAAAGCTGACATCAAATACGACGATGCCGGCAAAAAGGTCACAGCAAAAGGATCGGGCTTCACACTGGAGCTATGCTTTTTTGATAAGCACTGTGATGTGGACTTAGACCTCTCGTTTCTTCTTAAGCCTCTTAAAGGCAAAATTTTAGAGAAGATCGAAGGGCAAATTAAAAAGAATTTATAAAAGGAATATATGACATCTCATAAAGTAACCCTTAGACCTGAAGGGAAAGTTGTTGAAGTTGAAGAAGGGAAAAACCTTCTTGCGGCCCTTCGCGAGCAAGACGTTTACGTTAAGTCGAGCTGTGGCGGACACGCGACATGCACGGACTGTATTATTAAAATCGTCTCGGGCGAAGACAACTTAACTCCACCTCCATTTGAGGAGCTGAAGCTTTTAGGAAATGTGTTTCACATCACAAAAGAGCGCCTTGCTTGCCAGACAATGGTAACAGGGGACGTGACGATTGATATTTCAAAACACGATAAGGCCTCTGATGAAGAAAAACTAAGAAGCAAAACTTCTAACTTTTCAAAAAAAAAGCAGGTTCAAACGCGAGTCAGAAAAGAAAGTGACATAGACCGCGCCCGCGCTGAACAAGAAGAAGAGCGCGCTCAATTTGACCGCGACCAAAAACAAAAGAATGATACTTGGCAAAAGCACTGGGAAAAGGAAAAAGACGCAAACGCGCCTAAGAGACTTGCCGGTGGAAAGCGTCCCAAGTTCTTTGACACTGATAAGGTTGACTACGAAAAAGAAACGTACACAAGACCTCTTTCGGCAGAAAAGCAGAAGCTTAGAGATGAGCGTCTTGCGAAGGAAGCTGAGCTAAAGAATGACAAGGAACTAGTGAAGAAATCTCAAGAGATTCCTAAGTCGGACAAAGACTTTAAGAAATTCCGCGGATAGAGAACGCTTCGCGTTTTGACGACGCCTAGAGATGAATTAATACTTAATCTTGTATTAGGTATTCATCACTCAAGGAAGAAACGCATGAAAAACTTATTAGCACTTGTCGCTTTAACAGTTTTCTCCACATCAGCATTCGCCATCAGCGAATCAAACTACGCCAGAGAATACAAAGAAAAAATCCTCCCGCTTATCGGCTCATTTAAAAATGCTACTTTTAAAGGCCAGGCGGGTGTGAATATTCATTACGCCACTTACACTTCAAATGATCAAAGCACACGCTGTTTAGTTATTCTTCCCGGGCGAAGCGAGCCGCTAGAAAAATACGCTGAAGTGGTCTACGACCTGGACCATGGAGCAAAGGCCGGGGCCTTTAAGTACTTCCTGATGGACCATAGAGGACAGGGAAGTTCAGGGCGCATGATTAATGATGAGGCAAGTGATTCAGAAAAAGGGTATGTCGATCATTTTGAAAACTACGCTTTAGACGTAAAAACATTTTTAGATACCGTTGTCGGCAATGCCGGCTGTTCTGAAAAACTTTTGATTGCTCACTCTCTGGGAGCTGGAATTGCGGTGGATTTTATGCAAAAGAATCCGGAGTATTTCGACCGCGCTTTTTTAACCAGCCCGATGTTAAAAATCCAAACGGCACCTTATAGCTACGCTGTCGCTCGAAGCATTGTTCTTGCCAGCATGGCAGCGGGACGCGGGAAAAAGTATGCTGTCGGACAAAAGCCTTTTAACCCAAATAGAAATTTTGAGGCCAATACATTCACCACTTCAGAGGCCCGCTACAATATGGCGATGGATATGTTTGATTACTTCCCACAAACCAAATTGGGTGGCGTGACCAACAGATGGCTCAATGAAGTCATGAGCGCCACAGCTCATATCAGAAAAAATTACAGCGACCTGAAGCTTTCGCTTCGCATGGCCCATGCCGGAAATGAGACTTACTCAGAGCCAGGTGAAATGGTCCGCCTATGCGAAGAGGCCCCTCATTGTAATCGTGTGTTCCTGAAAGATTCTAAGCATGAAGTGCTGATGGATCAGGACCACAACAGAGGTGTGGTCCTTTTAGAGATTGAAAAATTCTTTAACTAGTACTTTGAAAGAAGTTCTTTAAGCTTAATGAGATCAGCTTTTCGAGAGTGTCTGTCGATGTTGACGGACTTGTTCTTGTCAGTCTTGATGTTGAGTTCAAAGTAGCCCTTGTTCTCAAAGTGTTTCATCGCTTCCGGGCTTCCCAGACCTTGTCTGTTTCTGATTCTCGCCATATTTGGTGAGTCCATAAAGTGATCAACAGTAAAAGAGTCTTGAGCGCTTAAGCGGAATTTTTTAATCCAAAATGGAATAAAGAATACGCGGTAAGTGACGATGAGTTCCTGCCCTTTTTTCGTCAGCATCTTCTCGTAGAAAAAAAATCCTAAGAGGACGATTGGAGTTAAGATCAGGGTCCATTGCACCAGGTGACCCAGAAAAAGCATTGTAGGGTCTTCCCCGTAACTTAAAAGCTTGGCAATGACGGCACGGCTTGCGAGCCACATAATTAAAAGAACAGACATGGCCGCCGCCAGGTAGCCCCAAAAGATCATCGGAAGACCGTAAGTCTTAAGAGTCAGACCGTTGTCTTTCACAACTGCGCGATCGCCTTCTGATTGATCGTCTGTAACCGGGAAAATATACATAAGACCCATAATACGCCTTGAGTTAAATTTTACTTTTGATAGGGCCTCACTTTAAACTATTTCTCATAAATGTGTAAACTCCATGGAGGCCACCCAGTGAAATCGATTAAGCTTTTAGTCCTATTAAGTTTGTTCTCATATTCCTTTGCGAGCTTTTCTAAAACAATTATTGTTTCTGATATCGACGATACTATTAAAAAGGCCAACTCTATGGGGGGAATCGGAGGCGTGTGGCACTTTTTAAAAAAGAAGCCCTATGAAGAAACCCGCGACTTGTTTAATGAAATTAAAAAAGATGAAAACGATCACGGTGAAGCAACGGCTTACTATTACGTTTCAGCAGCACCATCGTTTACTTTTGATGGCGATGAGTGGATCAGAAAAAATAATTTCCCTATTGGTCCGGTGATTTTAAAAACAAAAGACAATGGTGGCGAAACTTACGCTTACAAATACAGAACGATTAAAGCTCTTCTGCAAAAAGAGATGATGGAAGACCAGGCCCCAAAAGTTATTTTCTTTGGCGACAACTCTCAGCACGACGCTAAAGTTTACTATGACCTAAACAATGAAATGAATTTGAACGCTGATATTTATATCCGCGATGTAAGTACAGAAGCAACATTCTTCAGCACAACTCTTCCGGTAGTGAGACTTCCGGGAGTGAAGTATTTCTTCTCTGAGCGTGAGTTGATTGAAGACCCATTTTTTTCTTATATGAGTCCAAAGCTTCAGGACTTAATTACTACTCAGTATAAAAAACAAGACCTCATTCCGGGCTACACTCTAGATACACTTGGTGATCGCTTGAAAGCTATCTGCGAAGGCAAGTCGATTATCGTGAATGAAGAGGTTCAAAAGAGCTGTAAGGCAGAAGGGAAGACTCAGGCGCTTAAGTATTGGGCCGAGTATTACCACCGTTATTAATTAAGAGTTATACGGCCGTCTAGTCTTTAGGCGGCCTTCCTGTTTTCTTTCTACAAAACCCCCTGTATTTTCATCGCTTTTTTTGGCCCCTTCTTTGTATTATCCCTTCTTATGAAAACACTACTTATTGCCCTTACTCTGGCAGGAAGCGCTTTTGGCGCGGACTATGTTGAACCCTCTGCCCATGCGGATAAATATCTTCTGGTGGCCGTTTCTGGTTTTAAAACCGGAAGAGATAAAAGTGAAAGCGAGGATATTTTTTCTAATATTGTCGGAAAAGGTTCAGAGGCCAGTGGTGTTTGGACGTACATGAACATTAACCATAAAAAAATCTTTAAAACGGTCTATCTTTCTCATTATTCAAAAGACTCGGAATTAAAATCAGTCATGAATCTTGCCGTCGATGAAAAAGGCGAGTGTAAAAAGAAGCAAGGTCTTATCATGATGGTCAATAGCTGGGGAGCTAAGATGTCCCAGAAGCTGGCGGATATGTATCTAAAGAAATGCGGGCAGCTGCCAAATCTTACGATCTTAATTGACGGAGTTTCTAAGCCGACTCCTTTTGCATACGATAAACCCATTCGCGCTCTTAATTGCGTAAACTTCTACCAACAATCAAGTACCCTTAAGGGGACGAGTATTGAAAATTGTTACAATGTTCTTTCAAGCTATAATACAGGCTCAGATCTCTTCAATGCCCACATTCACCTGGAATGGGACGCTTCAAAAAGAGGAAACAGCATTATTGAACAATTCCTGGACGGAAAACTTCCGGTGATGTTTGTGCGTGATCTTTATCAAATTGATTATAGAAAGGGCCTATAACAGTCTATAGGGCAACACAGACAGGAAATAAAATAGCATCTCCCAGGTTTGTGCCGTTAACAAAGACAGCGCGTTTATTTTTGTAAGCAATGGCCGTTTCTTCATTGTAAGCAGAAAAAGCATCGTCTGATTCGACTTCTTTTTGCCAACGACCACGCCCATCTAGTGAGGCACTCTCATCTTTGATGAGGCCCAAAATCCAGTGGACGAATTTTCCTTCAGGTTCTTCAGTGACGGTGATCTCTAGTTTTAAATTGCCGGTCGTGCAAACATATTTTTCTAGCGAGTAAGCGTTGAGTGAGAAAGAAAAAAGGGCAATTATCATTAACGTTTTCATATAAAGCATCTACCTAAATCTAAGCATTAAAACAAGCAACCTGACGTCCTTCTTTCATTTCAAGGTGTGGAATCGACTCCATACAATGATCTGTTCTCATCGGGCATCTTGGAGCAAAAGCACATCCTTTTGGTAGATACAATGCCGATGGTGCTTCACTTGGGGCAACATCGCTTGTCACTTTCTCCACATGCTCACCGGTAATTTTTGGAGCACTTTCAAGAAGAATTTTAGTGTATGGGTGTTTCGGGTTGTTGAAGAGTTGGTCGCGTGGACCGTATTCAACAATGCGACCTAAATACATAACTAAGATGCGGTCAGAAATGTGCTCGACGACTGAAAGATCGTGAGAAATAAATAAGTATGAAAGAGAAAATTCCTGCTGAAGTTCCATCAAGAGGTTTAGAACCTGAGCTTGAATAGAAACATCCAGAGCTGAAACCGGCTCGTCAAGGATAAGAACTTTAGGTCTTAACATTAAGGCGCGGGCAATCCCTAAACGCTGTCTTTGTCCACCTGAGAAGTGGTGAGGGTAGCGCGAACCGAATTCTTCACGCAGACCTACTTTTTTCATCATGGCATAAACTAATTCTTTAATTTCTGCTTCTGATTTATCGCTGTTGATGCGCAGAGGATCGGCGATGATGTCGAATGCTTTTTTTCTTGGGTTTAAAGACTGGTAAGGGTCCTGGAAAACCATTTGAATCAGCGAGTGAAACTCACGAGAGTTATAGTCTTTGTATGATTTTCCTAAAAGCTTAATATCGCCTTTTGTTGGAATCTCTAATTGAGTCAGGACTTTTGCCAATGTACTTTTTCCACATCCAGATTCTCCAACGATCCCTAATGTCTCGTTAGCTGAGAGAGAAAAATTGATTTCTGAAAGCGCTTTTAGTTCAAGTTTAGGCTTAAACGCTTTTTTGATTTCAAAAATCTTATGAACATCATTAACTTCTAAAATAGGTGTATTCACTTGGCTCATCTGATGGCCTCCTCAATAGGGTGAATACAACGGTATTCGCGGAAGTTGTCGTTTTGTGGGCCTTCACCGACGATGGCGATGTGACCTTGCTGACATTCATGAGTCATATACTGGCATCTTGGATTGAACTGGCATCCCAATGGTCTTTGGTGGAAGGCCGGGACAATTCCTGAAATTGATGGAAGTGGGGTTTTAGGGATACGTTTTTTATCATCAACCACGGCCCCCGGGCGAGACGCTAAAAGAGCGTGAGTGTACGGGTGGCGAGGGTGTCTGACTAAGTCGGCAGTCGCACCTGTCTCGACAATTTCTCCAGCGTACATAACTTGTAGGCGCTCGGAGTATTCACTCACAACACCTAAGTCGTGAGTGACTAAGATGACTGACATGTTGTTTTTTTCCTGGAGCATTTTAATAAGATTTAAAATCTGCTTTTGGATTGTTACATCGAGGGCCGTTGTCGGCTCATCGGCAATTAAAAGTTTTGGGTTGGTTGAAATCGCCATGGCGATCATCACTCTTTGGGCCATCCCACCTGAGAGCTCAAACGGATAAGACTTAAGACGGTCTTTCGGCGAAGGGATCCCTACCAGATTTAGAAGTTCAATACTTTTATCAATGGCATCTTTTTTAGAAAGTTTTAGGTGACCCTGGATTGTTTCTACCATCTGGAACTGAACAGAAAGAAAAGGGTTAAGCGCTGTCATCGGGTCCTGGAAAATCATAGCGATTTCTTGACCTCTGACTTTTTGCCATTCTTTTTCTTTTAAGTTTAAAAGATTGTGGCCGTTGAAGTTGGCCTTCTCCGCTCTAACAATCGCGGTATCGGGTAGAAGACCCATTAGCGCCATGTTAGTGATACTTTTTCCTGATCCAGACTCACCAACAACTCCTAACATTTCACCTTGTTTAAGGGTGAAAGAAAGATCGCGAACCGCATGAATCGGCTCAGGTGAGCGGTCAGACTTAAAATGAATATTTAATTTTGAAACTTCTAATAACATTTTAGTTCTGCTTTTTTAAACGAGGGTCAAGGGCATCGCGAAGCCCGTCGCCTAGTAAGTTAAAAGATAATACGATGACTAAGATACAAAGCCCTGGCAGCGTCACCATCCAAGGCGAGCTTTCAATATAGCTTCTGGCATCTGAAAGCATTGTTCCCCATTCAGACATAGGAGCTTGGGCACCAAGACCTAAAAATCCTAAAGCGGCACAGTTAAGAATCCCATCACTAAAGCCTAGTGAGGCCTGAACAATTAAAGGGGCCATGCAGTTTGGAAGAATCTCAACGAACATGATTCTAAAGTGAGAGGCCCCAAAAAGTTTTGCAGCGTGAACGTACTGGCGGTTTTTTTCCACCATTACTTGCGCACGGATAATACGCACGAAGTTTGGAACGGCCACGATACTAACGGCGATGATGGCATTGCTGATTCCAGGTCCTAAGACCGCAACGATAACGATGGCAAAAAGAATACTTGGAAGAGACATAATAAGGTCAGTGAGCCTCATAATAGTTTTATCAACCCATCCACCGAAGTATCCGGCCACGACACCAAGAAATGTCCCGGTGATAAGTGAGAGAACAACCACGGCAAAACCAACAGAGAGCGAGACTTGTGAACCATAGATTAAACGGCTCAGAAGATCGCGACCCAAGTCGTCTGTTCCCAGTGGAAATAGGGCATTTCCACCTTCAGCAAAGCTTGGAGGAAGTTTTAAAAACTCAGCATTAATATGAGTCGGGTCGTGTGGAGCAAGTACAGGTGCTAAAAGTGCCACGACGACAGAAAGGATAATGATAACAACTCCAATCATTGATCCTTTATTTTTCTTTAACTCAAAAAAGAGTTCGCTTAAAAAGACTCTCATTTTTAGCTCCTCATTTTTGGGTTAAGTAAATAATAAATAATATCAACGATGATGTTAGTTAAAACGATCACGAAAGAAATGATAAGAACTCCGCCTTGGATAACCGGATAATCGCGGGCAGTGATACTTGCCACGATCCACTTGCCGATACCCGGCCAGCTAAAAATCGTTTCAGTTAAAATCGCACCAGTGATGATGGAACCAAAAAGAAGTGCCAGTGTTGTGATAATAGGAACCAGGGCATTTCTTAAAGCGTGAATGTAGATGATTCTTTTTTTGCTCATCCCTTTTGCTTTTGCTGTCCTGATGTAGTCTTCACCTAAAACTTCCAGCATTGATGAACGAGTCATGCGGGCAATAACCGCCAGAGGAATAGTCCCCAGGGCGATTGAAGGAAGAATAAGATGCTTTAGTGCACTTAAAAATGGCCCGAATCCTTCTTGCGAGAAAACTTCCGGACGAAGTGTATCGATTAAATACAATCCTGAGAAAACCGGAATGTCGTAGATAAAATCAATGCGGCCTGAAACCGGTGTGATTCCCATTTTTACTGAGAATAAAAGGATGAGGATAAGACCCCACCAGAAAATCGGCATTGAGTAACCAACAAGTGAAGTACTCATTAAGAAATAATCAAAGAAGCTGTTTCTCTTCATTGCCGCGAAAATCCCCACAGGGATTCCGATAACTGTAGCGCCAATCAGAGCGACGATTCCAAGTTCTAATGTAGCAGGGAAGCGCTCGATAAATTCATTCCAGACAGAGTTGTTGGAAATAATCGATGTCCCGATGTCACCTCTAAAAATGCTCTTTAGATAAATCCAAAACTGCTCAGTGATCGGAAGATCAAGGCCCAGGGCCTTTTTCATTTCCAGATAGCGTGCCGGATCGGCCCCGCGCTCACCGATAAGATTTAGAACCGGGTCTCCCGGAATCAGTCTGATTAAAAAGAAGCAAACAAGACTGATCCCGAGCAATGTCGGGATCAAGTCTAGTAATTTTTTAGCGATGTATTTCATTTTTTATTCAACAGTAATGTTAGTTAAGTAATCTTGTCCTAATGGATCAAGCTTGTAGCCTTTAATGTTTTTTGCCATCACCTTGAATGTTTTTGAGTTGGCAATGTTAACTAGAGGGGCTTCATTGTGAGCAATCACTTGAGCTTCCATGTAGTATTTTGTTCTTGTCTTGATGTCTGTTGCCAGTTTTGCATCAGTGATTAGCTTGTTGAACTTCTGGTTACACCATCTTGGATAGTTACTTCCAGATTTAACACTCGCACATCCAAGAAGTACGTTAAAGAAGTTATCCGGGTCTCCGTTATCTCCAGTCCATCCCATTTGTAGCATTGAGTGAGCACCTTGTTTTGATTTCTCAAGGTATGTCGGCCAGTCGTAAGAAATAAGTTTTACCTTAATTCCGATTTTTGCCAGGTCCGCTTGCATTAGTTCTCCCATTTTCTTCCCGTTCGGGTTGTATGGGCGAGCTACTGGAAGAGTCCACATTTCTGTTTCAAATCCGTTTGGCAGACCTGCTTTTTTTAGAAGCTCTTTTGCCTTATTTACGTCGTAATTGTAGTCAGTCACAGAGTTGTTGTATGACCAGATTGTCGGCGGGATAAGGTTTTTAGCAGGAGTAGCGTTCCCCATATAGATTGCTTTGATATAAGTTTGTTTATCAAGAGCATGAGAGATCGCTTGTCTTACCAGAACGTTGTCGAATGGTTTTTTCGTTACGTTCATTGCCAGGAACCCGATGTTAAGACCAGCGTCTTCCATC contains:
- a CDS encoding ABC transporter permease encodes the protein MRVFLSELFFELKKNKGSMIGVVIIILSVVVALLAPVLAPHDPTHINAEFLKLPPSFAEGGNALFPLGTDDLGRDLLSRLIYGSQVSLSVGFAVVVLSLITGTFLGVVAGYFGGWVDKTIMRLTDLIMSLPSILFAIVIVAVLGPGISNAIIAVSIVAVPNFVRIIRAQVMVEKNRQYVHAAKLFGASHFRIMFVEILPNCMAPLIVQASLGFSDGILNCAALGFLGLGAQAPMSEWGTMLSDARSYIESSPWMVTLPGLCILVIVLSFNLLGDGLRDALDPRLKKQN
- a CDS encoding ABC transporter permease, giving the protein MKYIAKKLLDLIPTLLGISLVCFFLIRLIPGDPVLNLIGERGADPARYLEMKKALGLDLPITEQFWIYLKSIFRGDIGTSIISNNSVWNEFIERFPATLELGIVALIGATVIGIPVGIFAAMKRNSFFDYFLMSTSLVGYSMPIFWWGLILILLFSVKMGITPVSGRIDFIYDIPVFSGLYLIDTLRPEVFSQEGFGPFLSALKHLILPSIALGTIPLAVIARMTRSSMLEVLGEDYIRTAKAKGMSKKRIIYIHALRNALVPIITTLALLFGSIITGAILTETIFSWPGIGKWIVASITARDYPVIQGGVLIISFVIVLTNIIVDIIYYLLNPKMRS
- a CDS encoding ABC transporter ATP-binding protein, which translates into the protein MSQVNTPILEVNDVHKIFEIKKAFKPKLELKALSEINFSLSANETLGIVGESGCGKSTLAKVLTQLEIPTKGDIKLLGKSYKDYNSREFHSLIQMVFQDPYQSLNPRKKAFDIIADPLRINSDKSEAEIKELVYAMMKKVGLREEFGSRYPHHFSGGQRQRLGIARALMLRPKVLILDEPVSALDVSIQAQVLNLLMELQQEFSLSYLFISHDLSVVEHISDRILVMYLGRIVEYGPRDQLFNNPKHPYTKILLESAPKITGEHVEKVTSDVAPSEAPSALYLPKGCAFAPRCPMRTDHCMESIPHLEMKEGRQVACFNA
- a CDS encoding ABC transporter ATP-binding protein → MLLEVSKLNIHFKSDRSPEPIHAVRDLSFTLKQGEMLGVVGESGSGKSITNMALMGLLPDTAIVRAEKANFNGHNLLNLKEKEWQKVRGQEIAMIFQDPMTALNPFLSVQFQMVETIQGHLKLSKKDAIDKSIELLNLVGIPSPKDRLKSYPFELSGGMAQRVMIAMAISTNPKLLIADEPTTALDVTIQKQILNLIKMLQEKNNMSVILVTHDLGVVSEYSERLQVMYAGEIVETGATADLVRHPRHPYTHALLASRPGAVVDDKKRIPKTPLPSISGIVPAFHQRPLGCQFNPRCQYMTHECQQGHIAIVGEGPQNDNFREYRCIHPIEEAIR